In a genomic window of Tautonia rosea:
- a CDS encoding 4Fe-4S dicluster domain-containing protein → MAYVATESCIGTLNQDCLAECPADCFYFVPGALFGRGVGFLRAGTDDGDSRPRPGMLMINPDECIDCGECETACPVEAIYEDRSVPEGSEQGYCQMSLMVALRRRASPASRRPRRRCPG, encoded by the coding sequence ATGGCCTACGTGGCCACCGAGAGCTGCATCGGGACGCTGAACCAGGACTGCCTGGCCGAGTGCCCGGCCGACTGCTTCTACTTCGTGCCGGGCGCCCTGTTCGGCCGGGGCGTCGGCTTCCTCCGCGCCGGCACTGACGACGGGGACTCCCGGCCCCGCCCCGGGATGCTCATGATCAACCCGGACGAATGCATCGACTGCGGGGAGTGCGAGACGGCATGCCCGGTCGAGGCCATCTACGAGGACCGGTCCGTCCCGGAGGGCTCCGAGCAGGGATATTGTCAAATGTCGTTGATGGTGGCTCTCAGGCGGCGGGCTTCTCCTGCTTCACGCCGTCCACG